The Bradyrhizobium sp. LLZ17 genomic sequence AGAACCGCTTCGATCATGGCCAGCAGATTCCGAATCCGATGATTGACCTCCTGCAGCAAAAGAGGGAGGCCTTCGCCGTTCATTCGAGCGCGTGGACCTCTGTCGCCGGCCGTTCGGGGGACGCTCAGGATTCCGGAGGTACCGTCATGCTGATATCGATCCATCTGATTTCCCATTGGCTTCTGAAGACAAGGGGACAATAGATCGTTGAAAAACTCAGGCCACTGAACTCGCGTTTCCTCAATTAAATTCGAATTTAGCGGCGGTTCGCTGATCGCTAGTCATCTATCGGAGAGACGGGATCGACTTTCCGCTGGTAGTCCAGCAGCCGGTCGCGGATGCCGGATACTTCGCGCTGGACCCTGACGAGTTCGCCCTCGGACATCCCGAGGGCTTCTTCGGCACACGCTCCTATATTCGCGGCTTCGGGACGCAGCGCGAGGCCCCGATCCGTCAGGCGCACGCGAACCTGCCGCTCGTCTTCGGGATCACGCGTGCGGACGATGTGGCCGATGCCTTCGAGCCGCTTCAGGAGCGGGGTCAAAGTGTTCGACTCAAGGAAAAGCGCCTCGCCCAATTCTTTGACCGTACGGTCATCCCGCGCCCATAGCACCACCATCACCAGGTATTGAGGATACGTGAGTCTTATTCTGCTCAGCAGCGGGCGGTAAAACTGATTGAATGCATGCCCCGCCGAATAGATCGAGAAGCACAGCAATTCGTTCAACGCAGGACCGCGCTTCGTTTGGGTCGTTTGTCGGATCTGACGCTTCTTTCGGATCGCCACTGGAACCTCCACAAAATATACCTCAGTATAGATCGCGCGCGATTGAATCGCCAGCGCTTGACAAGGAAAATCGAACAGGATAATCGAGCGTGCACGATCAAATCGTCCGCGCTTTACGTGCGGATTCCTCCGTGGAGGCTCAATGATGAGCTCGATGGTCTCAGGCGACTCTGCCAAGGGAGTCGCAGAAATCCTGTCAGAAATGCAGGCTGAAGTGGTGATGCCACGCGCGTCGCAGCTACGGACCAGCTAATGATGGCATCAATCGCGCGTGGGATTATGCCGCGGCCAGCGTATCGAAAGCTGCGCGTTGAGCCATGCCAATGAGCCCGCATAAGCAACGGGCGTCGACGAGCTTCCGCTGGGCCGGTATGTTTTCAGGCGTGTGCGCGATATGCTTGCTGCTGACATGGGGATTTTTGCATTGGTGGATCTCCAGCCAGGCGATCGCTGACATCGATCGGGCGATTGCCGATCTGGCCGATGCCTTTTCAACACTGCCAGCCCAGAGGTTGAATGAGGAGTTTCATCAGTTCCTCGAGCGGGATCTGCGCCGGGTGCAACTGATAGGGCTGTTCGCAGAGAATGGCAGCCGCCT encodes the following:
- a CDS encoding MarR family winged helix-turn-helix transcriptional regulator, with product MRQTTQTKRGPALNELLCFSIYSAGHAFNQFYRPLLSRIRLTYPQYLVMVVLWARDDRTVKELGEALFLESNTLTPLLKRLEGIGHIVRTRDPEDERQVRVRLTDRGLALRPEAANIGACAEEALGMSEGELVRVQREVSGIRDRLLDYQRKVDPVSPIDD